The Rhopalosiphum maidis isolate BTI-1 chromosome 1, ASM367621v3, whole genome shotgun sequence genome has a segment encoding these proteins:
- the LOC113561323 gene encoding formin-binding protein 1-like isoform X2, whose amino-acid sequence MSWGTELWDQYDNLSFHTQKGIDFLERYGHFIRDRCLIEMEYAGKLRRLVKNYQPKKKEEEEYQYSTCKAFKAMLCEVNDLAGQHEVIAENLQSDVIREINYLVKDIKEERKKLLQDSAKYVAMINNQVASLERSRKNYEKAFKEAERALDNFQRADADLNLSRAEVEKQRMNMAIKNQHCEESKNEYANQLQKTNELQSQHYKALMPEVFRQLQELDEKRIRNVRHFMAHSADVERNVFPIINKCLDGIINAANQVNEKQDTILVIERYKSGFEPPGDFPFDDLSRGGESTPLVLPGSGNTYVSSGVGAHRSESMTVKGTMSAGKLKKRVGLFAIFSSNKNNLSSSGDKDDYSELPPNQRRKKILQKLDEMQAKLHQEIAAKDGLMKMKGVYESNPALGDPMSTEGQLNECSQRIDKLNSDIAKYQGLLQEVECNVSPAGTRKHELTEHNGIGNGSTNNLSNHNNRLNTSIPDGRAPLGEDESLSRSASDSSVSIPAVGLNNRYSGETVSLGASRNSLANDEDPPPYYDIHDLPPLGTCTALYAFEATSEGSIPMFDGEQLLIIEQDQGDGWTRVRRQPPNVEEGFVPTSYISIHSS is encoded by the exons gcgattggttaaaaattatcaacccAAAAAAAAGGAAGAAGAAGAGTATCA GTATAGCACGTGTAAAGCGTTCAAGGCGATGTTGTGCGAAGTAAACGATTTGGCAGGTCAACATGAAGTGATCGCTGAAAATCTCCAATCCGACGTCATCAGGGAAATCAATTATCTAGTGAAGGACATTAAAGAAGAAAGAAAGAAG TTGCTTCAGGATAGCGCAAAATATGTAGCGATGATCAACAACCAGGTAGCGTCACTGGAGAGGTCACGGAAAAACTACGAGAAAGCGTTCAAAGAGGCAGAGAGGGCTCTGGACAACTTTCAGCGGGCTGACGCTGACCTCAACTTGTCCCGAGCCGAAGTGGAAAAACAACGGATGAACATGGCCATCAAAAATCAACACTGTGAAGAGTCAAAAAACGAATATGCCAACCAACTGCAAAAAACCAATGAGCTTCAG AGCCAACATTACAAAGCGCTGATGCCGGAGGTGTTCAGGCAGCTGCAGGAACTCGACGAGAAACGCATTCGAAACGTCAGACATTTCATGGCCCATTCGGCGGACGTGGAACGTAACGTTTTCCCGATCATAAACAAGTGTCTGGACGGCATCATAAACGCTGCCAATCAAGTAAACGAAAAACAA GACACGATTTTGGTGATAGAACGGTACAAATCTGGTTTTGAACCACCCGGAGATTTCCCGTTCGATGATTTGAGCCGTGGTGGTGAGTCCACGCCGCTCGTATTACCGGGTAGCGGCAATACTTATGTGTCATCGGGCGTTGGCGCCCACAGGTCCGAATCGATGACCGTCAAGGGCACCATGTCGGCCGGCAAGCTGAAAAAGCGTGTGGGTCTGTTTGCCATATTTAGCTCCAacaag aataatcttTCATCATCGGGTGATAAGGATGACTATAGTGAATTACCACCAAATCAACGTCGAAAAAAGATTCTTCAAAAACTAGATGAAATGCAAGCAAAATTACACCAAGAAATAGCAGCCAA agacggtttaatgaaaatgaaagGAGTATACGAATCTAATCCGGCCCTAGGTGACCCGATGTCCACTGAAGGTCAACTAAATGAATGCTCACAGCGTATTGATAAACTCAACTCTGACATAGCCAAGTACCAGGGACTTTTACAAGAAGTTGAATGTAATGTTAGTCCTGCAGGTACACGAAAACATGAGTTGACAGAACATAATGGTATTGGCAATGGTAGCACTAACAACCTATCCAATCACaa TAATAGGCTAAATACATCTATACCGGATGGACGAGCTCCTCTTGGAGAAGACGAATCTCTAAGTCGTTCAGCATCTGATTCCAGTGTTTCTATACCTGCTGTTGGGTTAAACAA TCGATACTCTGGTGAGACTGTAAGTTTGGGCGCTTCACGCAATTCATTGGCAAATGATGAAGATCCTCCACCTTATTACGATATTCACGATTTGCCACCACTAGGAACTTGTACCGCTCTCTATGCATTTGAAG CTACAAGCGAAGGATCAATACCAATGTTTGATGGAGAGCAACTGTTAATCATCGAACAAGATCAAGGGGATGGATGGACGCGTGTTAGAAGACAACCTCCTAATGTTGAGGAAGGATTTGTACCTACTTCATACATCTCCATACACTCTAGCTGA
- the LOC113561323 gene encoding formin-binding protein 1-like isoform X3, with protein sequence MSWGTELWDQYDNLSFHTQKGIDFLERYGHFIRDRCLIEMEYAGKLRRLVKNYQPKKKEEEEYQYSTCKAFKAMLCEVNDLAGQHEVIAENLQSDVIREINYLVKDIKEERKKLLQDSAKYVAMINNQVASLERSRKNYEKAFKEAERALDNFQRADADLNLSRAEVEKQRMNMAIKNQHCEESKNEYANQLQKTNELQSQHYKALMPEVFRQLQELDEKRIRNVRHFMAHSADVERNVFPIINKCLDGIINAANQVNEKQDTILVIERYKSGFEPPGDFPFDDLSRGGESTPLVLPGSGNTYVSSGVGAHRSESMTVKGTMSAGKLKKRVGLFAIFSSNKDDYSELPPNQRRKKILQKLDEMQAKLHQEIAAKDGLMKMKGVYESNPALGDPMSTEGQLNECSQRIDKLNSDIAKYQGLLQEVECNVSPAGTRKHELTEHNGIGNGSTNNLSNHNNRLNTSIPDGRAPLGEDESLSRSASDSSVSIPAVGLNNRYSGETVSLGASRNSLANDEDPPPYYDIHDLPPLGTCTALYAFEATSEGSIPMFDGEQLLIIEQDQGDGWTRVRRQPPNVEEGFVPTSYISIHSS encoded by the exons gcgattggttaaaaattatcaacccAAAAAAAAGGAAGAAGAAGAGTATCA GTATAGCACGTGTAAAGCGTTCAAGGCGATGTTGTGCGAAGTAAACGATTTGGCAGGTCAACATGAAGTGATCGCTGAAAATCTCCAATCCGACGTCATCAGGGAAATCAATTATCTAGTGAAGGACATTAAAGAAGAAAGAAAGAAG TTGCTTCAGGATAGCGCAAAATATGTAGCGATGATCAACAACCAGGTAGCGTCACTGGAGAGGTCACGGAAAAACTACGAGAAAGCGTTCAAAGAGGCAGAGAGGGCTCTGGACAACTTTCAGCGGGCTGACGCTGACCTCAACTTGTCCCGAGCCGAAGTGGAAAAACAACGGATGAACATGGCCATCAAAAATCAACACTGTGAAGAGTCAAAAAACGAATATGCCAACCAACTGCAAAAAACCAATGAGCTTCAG AGCCAACATTACAAAGCGCTGATGCCGGAGGTGTTCAGGCAGCTGCAGGAACTCGACGAGAAACGCATTCGAAACGTCAGACATTTCATGGCCCATTCGGCGGACGTGGAACGTAACGTTTTCCCGATCATAAACAAGTGTCTGGACGGCATCATAAACGCTGCCAATCAAGTAAACGAAAAACAA GACACGATTTTGGTGATAGAACGGTACAAATCTGGTTTTGAACCACCCGGAGATTTCCCGTTCGATGATTTGAGCCGTGGTGGTGAGTCCACGCCGCTCGTATTACCGGGTAGCGGCAATACTTATGTGTCATCGGGCGTTGGCGCCCACAGGTCCGAATCGATGACCGTCAAGGGCACCATGTCGGCCGGCAAGCTGAAAAAGCGTGTGGGTCTGTTTGCCATATTTAGCTCCAacaag GATGACTATAGTGAATTACCACCAAATCAACGTCGAAAAAAGATTCTTCAAAAACTAGATGAAATGCAAGCAAAATTACACCAAGAAATAGCAGCCAA agacggtttaatgaaaatgaaagGAGTATACGAATCTAATCCGGCCCTAGGTGACCCGATGTCCACTGAAGGTCAACTAAATGAATGCTCACAGCGTATTGATAAACTCAACTCTGACATAGCCAAGTACCAGGGACTTTTACAAGAAGTTGAATGTAATGTTAGTCCTGCAGGTACACGAAAACATGAGTTGACAGAACATAATGGTATTGGCAATGGTAGCACTAACAACCTATCCAATCACaa TAATAGGCTAAATACATCTATACCGGATGGACGAGCTCCTCTTGGAGAAGACGAATCTCTAAGTCGTTCAGCATCTGATTCCAGTGTTTCTATACCTGCTGTTGGGTTAAACAA TCGATACTCTGGTGAGACTGTAAGTTTGGGCGCTTCACGCAATTCATTGGCAAATGATGAAGATCCTCCACCTTATTACGATATTCACGATTTGCCACCACTAGGAACTTGTACCGCTCTCTATGCATTTGAAG CTACAAGCGAAGGATCAATACCAATGTTTGATGGAGAGCAACTGTTAATCATCGAACAAGATCAAGGGGATGGATGGACGCGTGTTAGAAGACAACCTCCTAATGTTGAGGAAGGATTTGTACCTACTTCATACATCTCCATACACTCTAGCTGA
- the LOC113561323 gene encoding formin-binding protein 1-like isoform X1, with protein MSWGTELWDQYDNLSFHTQKGIDFLERYGHFIRDRCLIEMEYAGKLRRLVKNYQPKKKEEEEYQYSTCKAFKAMLCEVNDLAGQHEVIAENLQSDVIREINYLVKDIKEERKKLLQDSAKYVAMINNQVASLERSRKNYEKAFKEAERALDNFQRADADLNLSRAEVEKQRMNMAIKNQHCEESKNEYANQLQKTNELQSQHYKALMPEVFRQLQELDEKRIRNVRHFMAHSADVERNVFPIINKCLDGIINAANQVNEKQDTILVIERYKSGFEPPGDFPFDDLSRGGESTPLVLPGSGNTYVSSGVGAHRSESMTVKGTMSAGKLKKRVGLFAIFSSNKLMDVCSSVKNNLSSSGDKDDYSELPPNQRRKKILQKLDEMQAKLHQEIAAKDGLMKMKGVYESNPALGDPMSTEGQLNECSQRIDKLNSDIAKYQGLLQEVECNVSPAGTRKHELTEHNGIGNGSTNNLSNHNNRLNTSIPDGRAPLGEDESLSRSASDSSVSIPAVGLNNRYSGETVSLGASRNSLANDEDPPPYYDIHDLPPLGTCTALYAFEATSEGSIPMFDGEQLLIIEQDQGDGWTRVRRQPPNVEEGFVPTSYISIHSS; from the exons gcgattggttaaaaattatcaacccAAAAAAAAGGAAGAAGAAGAGTATCA GTATAGCACGTGTAAAGCGTTCAAGGCGATGTTGTGCGAAGTAAACGATTTGGCAGGTCAACATGAAGTGATCGCTGAAAATCTCCAATCCGACGTCATCAGGGAAATCAATTATCTAGTGAAGGACATTAAAGAAGAAAGAAAGAAG TTGCTTCAGGATAGCGCAAAATATGTAGCGATGATCAACAACCAGGTAGCGTCACTGGAGAGGTCACGGAAAAACTACGAGAAAGCGTTCAAAGAGGCAGAGAGGGCTCTGGACAACTTTCAGCGGGCTGACGCTGACCTCAACTTGTCCCGAGCCGAAGTGGAAAAACAACGGATGAACATGGCCATCAAAAATCAACACTGTGAAGAGTCAAAAAACGAATATGCCAACCAACTGCAAAAAACCAATGAGCTTCAG AGCCAACATTACAAAGCGCTGATGCCGGAGGTGTTCAGGCAGCTGCAGGAACTCGACGAGAAACGCATTCGAAACGTCAGACATTTCATGGCCCATTCGGCGGACGTGGAACGTAACGTTTTCCCGATCATAAACAAGTGTCTGGACGGCATCATAAACGCTGCCAATCAAGTAAACGAAAAACAA GACACGATTTTGGTGATAGAACGGTACAAATCTGGTTTTGAACCACCCGGAGATTTCCCGTTCGATGATTTGAGCCGTGGTGGTGAGTCCACGCCGCTCGTATTACCGGGTAGCGGCAATACTTATGTGTCATCGGGCGTTGGCGCCCACAGGTCCGAATCGATGACCGTCAAGGGCACCATGTCGGCCGGCAAGCTGAAAAAGCGTGTGGGTCTGTTTGCCATATTTAGCTCCAacaag CTAATGGACGTATGCAGTTCTGTaaag aataatcttTCATCATCGGGTGATAAGGATGACTATAGTGAATTACCACCAAATCAACGTCGAAAAAAGATTCTTCAAAAACTAGATGAAATGCAAGCAAAATTACACCAAGAAATAGCAGCCAA agacggtttaatgaaaatgaaagGAGTATACGAATCTAATCCGGCCCTAGGTGACCCGATGTCCACTGAAGGTCAACTAAATGAATGCTCACAGCGTATTGATAAACTCAACTCTGACATAGCCAAGTACCAGGGACTTTTACAAGAAGTTGAATGTAATGTTAGTCCTGCAGGTACACGAAAACATGAGTTGACAGAACATAATGGTATTGGCAATGGTAGCACTAACAACCTATCCAATCACaa TAATAGGCTAAATACATCTATACCGGATGGACGAGCTCCTCTTGGAGAAGACGAATCTCTAAGTCGTTCAGCATCTGATTCCAGTGTTTCTATACCTGCTGTTGGGTTAAACAA TCGATACTCTGGTGAGACTGTAAGTTTGGGCGCTTCACGCAATTCATTGGCAAATGATGAAGATCCTCCACCTTATTACGATATTCACGATTTGCCACCACTAGGAACTTGTACCGCTCTCTATGCATTTGAAG CTACAAGCGAAGGATCAATACCAATGTTTGATGGAGAGCAACTGTTAATCATCGAACAAGATCAAGGGGATGGATGGACGCGTGTTAGAAGACAACCTCCTAATGTTGAGGAAGGATTTGTACCTACTTCATACATCTCCATACACTCTAGCTGA